The Beijerinckiaceae bacterium RH AL1 genome has a segment encoding these proteins:
- a CDS encoding exported protein of unknown function (ID:RHAL1_02911;~source:Prodigal:2.6), which produces MIKIVHLTVLAAALGAAMPAAAQPVPPWAYRGPPRFAPYWYGPRRFGPYGFRGYYGRRFDGTGYYGRGTASGGPVGGLPNRN; this is translated from the coding sequence ATGATCAAGATCGTGCACCTGACGGTGCTCGCCGCGGCGCTCGGCGCCGCGATGCCGGCCGCGGCGCAGCCCGTGCCGCCGTGGGCCTATCGCGGTCCGCCGCGCTTCGCGCCGTACTGGTACGGGCCGCGCCGCTTCGGCCCCTACGGGTTTCGCGGCTACTACGGCCGCCGCTTCGACGGGACCGGATATTACGGCCGTGGGACCGCAAGCGGCGGCCCGGTCGGCGGCTTGCCGAACAGGAACTAA